The Verrucomicrobiia bacterium genome contains a region encoding:
- a CDS encoding NUDIX hydrolase has translation MSTWKTVRSSYVHENPWYKVRRDEVVRPDGEAGEYFVVEDQPAVFIVPESADKKILLVKLHRYPTDRAGWEIPAGSVEESEPPLLAAQRELQEETGYTADSWHNIGSFAIANGMSTGIGETFVARRLVVTDQHEQAEEGITDAAFFSVPEIMELITDNQLVDGPSMTALFKYLVWNKRLQSEVNHG, from the coding sequence ATGAGTACCTGGAAAACAGTCAGAAGTAGTTATGTCCATGAAAACCCGTGGTATAAGGTGCGACGCGACGAAGTAGTTCGCCCAGACGGCGAGGCAGGAGAGTATTTTGTCGTCGAAGACCAACCAGCGGTGTTTATTGTCCCTGAAAGTGCAGATAAAAAGATTCTATTGGTCAAACTTCACCGGTATCCGACCGACCGAGCAGGGTGGGAGATTCCGGCCGGCTCGGTAGAAGAGAGTGAACCGCCACTGCTGGCCGCGCAGCGTGAGCTACAAGAAGAAACCGGTTATACGGCTGATTCGTGGCACAATATCGGTAGTTTTGCGATTGCAAATGGCATGTCGACGGGCATCGGCGAAACTTTTGTGGCCCGAAGGCTAGTGGTTACCGATCAGCACGAACAAGCAGAAGAAGGCATTACCGACGCTGCTTTCTTTTCAGTGCCCGAAATTATGGAATTAATTACCGATAACCAGCTGGTAGACGGACCATCGATGACCGCGTTATTCAAATATCTAGTCTGGAATAAGCGGCTACAGTCAGAGGTAAACCATGGCTAG
- a CDS encoding glycosyltransferase, with amino-acid sequence MASPTATAPRVIVFGTYDVKASPRVQVLIDGLKAHHIEVIECNVPLGVNTAARVAMLKQPWRLPLLAWRLLYSWSKLIFKARHLPHADMVLVGHLGLFDIRLARILFRKVPIALDYMISGLGTAKDRGVKKGLKTKLIEWLDMSALKRSNIIIVDTEEHFEALPRQYKHRGLVVYVGAPLDWFTVQKSLSRRAVHTPIKAIFFGLFTPLQGTPTIAKALTLVTKPIEVTLVGGGQDEPEVRAILASAPRHVKVTWLPWVEREKLPAFVASHDICLGIFGTTEKAQKVVPNKIYQGAAMGTVMVTSDTPPQRRLLQKGSLLVPPGDAEALANALDSLADDPDMVSRLQQEAAALAHSSFTPEKIIIPLVSRIQRDK; translated from the coding sequence ATGGCTAGCCCGACCGCAACCGCTCCACGAGTAATTGTCTTTGGCACCTACGACGTTAAGGCGTCACCGCGCGTCCAAGTGTTGATAGACGGACTTAAAGCTCACCATATTGAGGTGATCGAATGCAATGTGCCACTTGGCGTCAATACCGCAGCCAGAGTGGCGATGCTTAAGCAGCCTTGGCGTTTGCCGCTACTGGCGTGGCGCTTGCTGTATTCCTGGTCGAAACTGATTTTTAAAGCGCGGCACTTGCCACATGCCGATATGGTATTGGTAGGGCACTTGGGGCTGTTTGATATTCGCCTGGCGCGGATTTTATTCCGTAAGGTGCCGATTGCGCTCGATTATATGATCAGCGGCTTAGGCACAGCCAAAGACCGCGGCGTCAAAAAAGGCCTGAAAACCAAACTGATTGAATGGCTTGATATGTCGGCTTTAAAGCGCTCGAATATTATTATTGTCGATACCGAAGAGCATTTTGAAGCCTTGCCGCGCCAGTACAAACACCGAGGTTTAGTGGTGTATGTTGGTGCGCCACTCGATTGGTTTACTGTGCAAAAAAGCCTCTCGCGCCGCGCAGTGCATACGCCGATAAAAGCTATTTTTTTTGGATTATTTACGCCACTACAGGGGACGCCGACCATCGCCAAGGCTCTGACGCTAGTCACCAAACCGATAGAAGTAACGCTCGTTGGCGGCGGACAAGACGAACCAGAAGTTCGTGCTATACTGGCTAGTGCGCCACGTCACGTCAAGGTAACCTGGCTGCCATGGGTTGAGCGAGAAAAGCTTCCGGCTTTTGTCGCCAGCCACGACATCTGTTTGGGTATTTTTGGCACCACCGAAAAAGCTCAAAAAGTGGTGCCGAACAAGATCTACCAAGGTGCTGCCATGGGTACGGTAATGGTCACCTCTGATACGCCACCACAGCGTCGTCTATTACAAAAAGGCTCGCTGCTGGTGCCACCGGGTGATGCGGAGGCTTTGGCAAATGCCCTCGATTCGTTAGCTGACGACCCAGACATGGTCAGTCGCTTACAGCAGGAAGCCGCAGCGCTAGCGCACAGTTCATTTACCCCAGAAAAAATTATTATCCCATTAGTCAGCCGCATCCAGCGCGACAAATAA
- a CDS encoding sugar phosphate nucleotidyltransferase, translating to MIAVINAGGSGSRLWPLSTPEYPKHLLKMKGDESLLQSAVARAKTLAPLDKLYVITEAGHAEHVKRQLPELPDDAFIIEPARRGTAGCMVAGLEYLQSRHDNNEPIAFLHADHAIRDIEGFQRSFEAAAKATTDHKRLTLIGIEPTYPATGFGYIERDGAVDDHQFVHQVVAFKEKPEFDMAKSYVASGRYLWNCGYFVASIATFVAAFREFSPEWHDNYQRLLAATTPEAYQQAYLSFENMAIDYALLERTTNLLVVPATFDWVDLGSFKDAHSASERDQRNNFVKGLVETEEVENAYIRNEEDKPVAVIGLDNVVVVNTPNGVLVARKDMSQKVGDVSKRFNS from the coding sequence ATGATTGCTGTTATTAATGCCGGTGGCTCAGGTTCGCGCCTTTGGCCGCTTTCAACCCCTGAATATCCAAAACATTTGTTAAAGATGAAGGGCGACGAAAGCTTGCTACAAAGCGCTGTTGCCCGAGCCAAAACTTTAGCGCCACTCGATAAATTGTATGTGATTACCGAAGCGGGCCACGCTGAGCACGTTAAGCGGCAGTTACCTGAACTTCCAGATGACGCTTTTATTATTGAACCAGCTCGCCGCGGAACTGCTGGTTGCATGGTGGCCGGGCTAGAATACTTGCAGTCGCGACACGATAACAACGAGCCAATTGCTTTTTTGCACGCTGATCACGCGATTCGGGATATCGAAGGCTTTCAGCGGTCTTTTGAGGCGGCCGCCAAAGCTACTACCGACCACAAGCGCCTGACGCTGATAGGTATTGAACCAACCTACCCGGCTACCGGATTTGGCTATATTGAACGAGACGGCGCCGTCGACGATCATCAATTTGTCCACCAAGTGGTCGCTTTTAAAGAAAAGCCAGAATTTGATATGGCGAAAAGTTACGTTGCCAGTGGCCGCTATTTGTGGAACTGTGGGTATTTTGTGGCTTCGATTGCAACGTTTGTGGCGGCTTTCCGTGAGTTTTCACCGGAGTGGCACGATAACTACCAGCGACTTTTAGCAGCGACTACCCCTGAAGCATACCAACAGGCGTACTTAAGTTTTGAGAATATGGCCATCGATTACGCTCTGCTCGAGCGAACCACAAACCTGCTCGTCGTACCGGCAACCTTCGACTGGGTGGATCTGGGCTCATTTAAAGACGCCCATTCGGCCTCGGAGCGCGACCAGCGGAACAATTTCGTCAAAGGCTTAGTAGAAACCGAAGAAGTCGAAAATGCCTATATCCGTAACGAAGAAGACAAGCCAGTCGCGGTGATCGGCCTCGATAACGTGGTGGTGGTCAATACGCCAAATGGAGTATTGGTGGCCCGCAAAGACATGAGCCAAAAAGTTGGTGATGTCTCAAAGCGTTTTAATAGCTAG
- a CDS encoding glycosyltransferase — MPNKPKIAIVHDWLTTMGGAEKTVLALHEAFPDAPIYTSVYTPSTMPAYKGLDIRTTWLQKLPSWLTKVHKFFPVLRVWAFRSLDLSAFDIIIVSSSAESKQIKKHPGQTVICYCHTPIRYYWSHYHEYKRNPGFGKLNWLIRLLMPLLVPPLKKADYKAAQNMDIMIANSSEVQSRIKKYYQRTATVVHPPVEVDRFTNQALNKNRHGFVIVGRQVLYKRVDLAVAACTELALPLTVYGNGSEHERLKKIAGPTITFITNASDKEVAAGLGKAEAFIFPAEEDFGIVQVEALAAGTPVIGFNKGGTTEIVEDGVSGVLFNEQTVESLKQAIARFQTMEFLPATLHRKAKRFHKTLFISKMQKIVADQLNKR; from the coding sequence ATGCCAAATAAACCGAAAATTGCAATTGTCCACGACTGGCTAACCACTATGGGTGGGGCCGAGAAAACTGTTCTGGCGCTGCACGAAGCTTTCCCGGATGCCCCAATTTACACTTCGGTCTATACACCCAGCACCATGCCGGCCTACAAAGGCTTAGATATTCGCACCACCTGGCTACAAAAGCTGCCAAGTTGGCTCACAAAGGTACATAAGTTCTTCCCGGTGCTGCGGGTATGGGCCTTCCGTTCACTCGACCTCAGTGCCTTCGATATTATAATCGTCAGCTCCAGCGCTGAAAGCAAACAAATCAAAAAGCACCCCGGGCAAACGGTTATTTGCTACTGCCATACCCCAATTCGCTACTACTGGAGCCATTATCACGAATACAAGCGAAATCCTGGCTTTGGCAAACTAAACTGGCTTATTCGGTTACTGATGCCCCTTTTGGTGCCACCACTCAAGAAAGCCGACTATAAAGCCGCTCAAAATATGGACATTATGATCGCTAATTCTAGCGAGGTGCAGAGTCGCATAAAAAAGTATTACCAGCGCACCGCCACAGTTGTGCACCCGCCGGTCGAAGTTGACCGCTTCACCAATCAGGCGCTTAACAAAAATCGCCATGGTTTTGTGATCGTCGGGCGGCAAGTGCTCTATAAACGAGTTGATTTAGCGGTCGCCGCCTGCACCGAGTTAGCCCTACCGCTCACCGTTTATGGTAACGGTAGCGAACACGAGCGGCTTAAGAAAATCGCCGGCCCGACCATCACCTTCATTACCAACGCTTCAGACAAAGAAGTTGCCGCTGGCCTCGGAAAAGCTGAAGCCTTTATCTTTCCGGCCGAAGAAGATTTTGGCATCGTGCAAGTTGAAGCCCTGGCTGCCGGCACCCCTGTTATTGGCTTTAACAAAGGCGGCACCACCGAAATCGTCGAAGACGGGGTCAGTGGGGTGCTATTCAACGAGCAAACCGTTGAGTCGCTCAAGCAAGCCATCGCCCGCTTCCAAACCATGGAGTTTCTACCTGCGACCCTCCACCGCAAAGCAAAACGGTTTCATAAAACCTTGTTCATTAGTAAAATGCAGAAAATCGTCGCCGATCAGCTTAATAAACGCTAG
- a CDS encoding sugar transferase → MPSRNAKLYSILLILADVITLFGAFMLAYVLRTQFDSRPLVNEVYAIDFMLTFLVVAPLWIIAFASLGLYSSQIRMRRLSEIGKLFIGSFIGILIVLGYAFVIDEAVFPARLVAVYALFGSFILLVVERQLFHWVRSQLFRFGWGISRVLIIGSSETVRDIAENISDTKKSGFKVVAIAGPKNIVPEQLELKHFSSVLSALKSVDSLGVTTIIQTDLFEDPEKNKKILDAAQTRHINYSFIPGESEFYSGKNTVDVFLGYPMISVSQTPLVGWGEVVKRIFDIVLTTVVIVLLSPVFLVLILLQKIFNPGPVFYKSKRLTRYSQPFYLFKFRSMGAAYGNKDALTVFKEMGRPDLVKEYKVYRKVKNDPRITAFGRFLRRSSLDELPQLFNVLKGDLSLVGPRAILPEEISLFKKQGALLHSVKSGVTGLWQVSGRNNLTFDQRVELELYYAQNWSFWLDIKILFKTIKVIFTRDGAL, encoded by the coding sequence ATGCCCTCACGCAACGCCAAGCTATATAGTATTCTTTTGATTCTGGCTGATGTTATTACCCTGTTTGGGGCTTTTATGCTGGCGTATGTGCTGCGCACCCAATTTGATAGCCGACCACTGGTGAATGAAGTCTACGCTATTGATTTTATGCTGACCTTTCTGGTGGTGGCACCGCTGTGGATTATCGCTTTTGCTAGCCTAGGGTTGTACAGTAGCCAAATTCGTATGCGGCGCTTAAGCGAGATTGGCAAGCTATTTATTGGTTCGTTTATCGGCATTTTAATCGTCCTCGGCTACGCTTTTGTAATTGACGAAGCCGTATTTCCGGCTCGCCTGGTGGCAGTCTACGCTCTGTTTGGCTCCTTTATTCTGCTAGTGGTTGAGCGGCAGCTGTTTCACTGGGTGCGCTCGCAACTGTTTCGCTTTGGCTGGGGCATCAGCCGAGTGCTCATTATTGGCTCGTCCGAAACCGTCCGCGATATCGCCGAGAATATCAGCGACACCAAAAAATCTGGCTTTAAAGTAGTAGCGATTGCCGGGCCGAAGAATATCGTGCCCGAACAGCTCGAGCTCAAGCACTTTTCATCGGTATTAAGCGCCTTGAAATCGGTCGATAGTTTGGGTGTAACCACAATTATCCAAACCGATCTTTTTGAGGACCCTGAAAAAAACAAAAAAATCCTCGATGCCGCCCAAACCCGCCACATAAACTACAGTTTTATTCCTGGCGAAAGCGAATTTTACTCTGGTAAAAATACGGTGGATGTCTTCTTAGGCTACCCGATGATTTCCGTCTCACAAACGCCCTTGGTCGGCTGGGGCGAAGTGGTGAAGCGAATTTTTGATATCGTGCTGACAACGGTAGTCATAGTTTTGCTCTCACCAGTATTTTTAGTGCTCATACTCCTGCAAAAGATTTTTAACCCTGGGCCAGTTTTTTACAAAAGCAAACGCCTCACCCGTTATTCGCAACCCTTTTACTTGTTTAAGTTCCGCAGCATGGGCGCTGCCTATGGTAACAAAGACGCCCTGACTGTTTTTAAAGAAATGGGTCGGCCGGACTTAGTAAAAGAGTATAAAGTCTACCGGAAAGTCAAAAACGACCCACGGATTACCGCTTTTGGGCGGTTTTTGCGCCGCAGCTCGTTAGATGAGTTACCTCAGTTATTTAATGTGCTAAAGGGCGACTTAAGCCTGGTCGGCCCGCGGGCGATTTTGCCTGAAGAAATTAGCTTATTTAAAAAACAGGGCGCGCTGCTCCATAGCGTAAAATCTGGCGTTACCGGGTTATGGCAAGTATCGGGCCGCAATAACCTCACCTTCGACCAGCGGGTTGAGCTCGAGCTGTATTATGCCCAAAACTGGAGCTTTTGGCTGGATATTAAAATTTTGTTCAAAACCATTAAAGTAATTTTCACCCGCGACGGAGCGCTGTAA